A window from Hymenobacter volaticus encodes these proteins:
- a CDS encoding phosphatidate cytidylyltransferase: MAGSILVGIIILLPVLLIAREMYAWPRINQQINPFANVGINLLGLLYVSLPMSFLSLIAYGPTSYDYRRVLALLLLVWSSDIGAYAAGKSFGKHKLAPKISPGKTWEGALGGFLLTLAMGWAMGYLLPELSITYRLVVASVVAVFGPLGDLAESMLKRSVGVKDSGRIMPGHGGLLDRFDAFLFILPVLALLQLVMR; encoded by the coding sequence TTGGCTGGTTCCATACTAGTCGGCATCATTATTCTACTGCCAGTGCTACTGATTGCACGCGAGATGTATGCTTGGCCGCGTATCAATCAACAAATAAATCCGTTTGCCAACGTTGGTATTAATCTGTTGGGCTTGCTGTATGTGAGCTTGCCCATGAGCTTTCTCAGCTTGATTGCCTACGGGCCAACTAGCTACGACTACCGCCGCGTCTTGGCGTTGCTGCTGCTCGTTTGGTCGTCTGATATTGGAGCCTACGCTGCTGGCAAGAGCTTCGGTAAGCACAAGCTAGCTCCTAAAATTTCGCCTGGCAAAACTTGGGAAGGCGCCCTTGGTGGTTTCCTGCTGACGTTGGCTATGGGGTGGGCTATGGGCTATTTGCTTCCGGAACTGTCGATTACTTACCGCCTTGTGGTAGCTAGTGTAGTGGCTGTCTTTGGTCCTCTAGGCGACTTGGCCGAGTCCATGCTCAAGCGCAGTGTCGGTGTTAAAGATTCCGGCCGGATCATGCCGGGGCACGGCGGTTTGCTCGACCGGTTCGATGCCTTTCTTTTTATTCTACCCGTACTCGCACTGCTGCAGCTAGTGATGAGAT
- a CDS encoding phosphatidate cytidylyltransferase, translating into MSETAATTASSEPTVPGKKPMSNLAQRILFGVIGAAMLLICVWYSVWSFAAFFGLVQMRMLWEFYRMMRVAGYKPAALLGGELVS; encoded by the coding sequence TTGTCCGAAACCGCCGCTACTACCGCCTCCTCTGAACCCACCGTGCCAGGCAAAAAACCCATGTCAAACCTTGCCCAACGCATACTCTTTGGGGTAATTGGGGCGGCTATGCTGCTAATCTGCGTGTGGTACAGCGTCTGGAGCTTTGCGGCATTTTTCGGGCTAGTGCAGATGCGCATGTTGTGGGAATTTTACCGCATGATGCGAGTAGCCGGTTACAAGCCAGCAGCGTTGCTAGGGGGGGAATTAGTGTCCTGA